One region of Chryseobacterium sp. SORGH_AS_0447 genomic DNA includes:
- a CDS encoding dicarboxylate/amino acid:cation symporter produces MRAKKIYGQLYFQVVVAIVAGIVLGRFYPELGEKMKPLGDGFIKLVKMIIAPVIFITLTLGIAHMTDLKKVGRIAVKAMIYFLTFSTLALIIGLIVGNILQPGHGLNVDPATLSGDVSQYQQKAHDSTLTGFIMNIIPETLFSPLVGENILQVLLVAILMGVALVLTKEKSSRVTEFLQDLSTPIFKIVHMLMKLAPIGAFGAMAFTIGKYGLHSVLNLIYLVGTFYVTSALFVVLVLGAVAWYNGFSIFKLMYYLKEELLLVLGTSSSESALPGIMEKLEKAGCSRAIVGLVVPTGYSFNLDGTNIYMTLASLFIAQALNIHLPIEKQIMLLLVAMLSSKGAAGVTGAGFVTLAATLAVVPEIPIAGMTLILGIDKFMSECRALTNVIGNSVATVVVANWEKQLDKEQLQYCLDHPGEVEKKLEV; encoded by the coding sequence TTGAGAGCAAAAAAAATTTATGGACAACTCTATTTTCAGGTGGTTGTTGCTATTGTGGCAGGGATAGTTCTAGGCAGGTTTTATCCCGAACTGGGTGAAAAGATGAAACCTTTGGGCGACGGATTTATAAAACTCGTGAAAATGATCATTGCACCGGTTATCTTCATTACCCTGACCCTGGGAATCGCCCATATGACCGACCTGAAGAAAGTGGGAAGAATTGCCGTAAAAGCGATGATTTATTTCCTGACCTTCTCCACTTTAGCTTTAATTATCGGGCTTATCGTAGGAAATATTTTACAGCCTGGACATGGCTTAAATGTTGATCCTGCCACCCTTTCCGGAGACGTTTCACAATACCAGCAGAAAGCCCATGACTCTACATTGACAGGCTTTATTATGAATATTATTCCGGAAACCCTGTTTAGTCCGTTGGTCGGGGAAAATATTCTGCAGGTATTGCTGGTAGCTATCCTTATGGGAGTTGCTTTGGTTCTGACCAAAGAAAAAAGCAGCAGGGTTACGGAATTTTTACAGGATCTCTCCACACCTATTTTCAAAATCGTGCATATGCTGATGAAGCTTGCGCCCATTGGTGCCTTCGGTGCGATGGCATTTACCATTGGTAAATACGGGCTTCATTCGGTTCTGAATCTGATCTATTTGGTCGGCACATTCTATGTTACCTCTGCCCTGTTCGTGGTTTTGGTATTGGGAGCGGTAGCCTGGTACAACGGTTTCAGCATTTTCAAACTGATGTATTATTTAAAGGAAGAACTGCTGCTGGTGTTGGGGACAAGCTCTTCAGAATCTGCTCTTCCGGGTATTATGGAAAAACTGGAAAAGGCAGGTTGCTCGCGGGCCATCGTCGGATTGGTGGTTCCTACCGGATATTCTTTTAACCTCGACGGTACGAATATTTATATGACCCTCGCCTCCTTATTTATCGCGCAGGCTCTGAATATTCATCTGCCTATTGAAAAACAAATCATGCTGCTTTTGGTAGCTATGCTGAGTTCCAAAGGAGCCGCAGGCGTTACAGGCGCCGGTTTCGTAACGTTAGCCGCCACCCTGGCTGTCGTTCCCGAAATTCCGATTGCAGGAATGACGCTGATCTTGGGAATCGATAAATTCATGAGCGAATGCAGGGCTTTGACGAATGTGATCGGAAATTCCGTAGCTACTGTAGTTGTTGCCAATTGGGAAAAACAGCTGGATAAAGAGCAGCTGCAATACTGCCTGGATCATCCGGGTGAAGTGGAGAAAAAGTTGGAAGTATAG
- a CDS encoding diacylglycerol kinase family protein: protein MEKAAFIINPFSAKKNYQPFLNELKSKVKDPLYFISDSIAGTNEFIRNHFDEVDIFVAIGGDGTISTVAANLIGTEKILAIFPAGSGNGFSNETQFSKNLGELLNKINARKSRKIDTFTVNGRLSINVSGTGFDGKVVKEFEKTTRGFKNYIKVSLRTFFSYKPIKLKFFAEEYKPYNGKYLMVNIANTRQFGNNAYIAPHASKSDGLVDMVLVKKFPLTYSPLFAFRMFTKKLKEDDYITYLPVSEIEFKVNTKNWHLDGEFNKIKSPVHVKVQPASLNILI, encoded by the coding sequence ATGGAAAAAGCAGCTTTCATCATCAATCCTTTTTCGGCGAAAAAAAATTACCAGCCGTTTCTTAATGAACTGAAATCGAAGGTGAAAGATCCTCTGTACTTTATTTCAGATTCCATTGCAGGAACCAATGAATTTATCAGGAACCATTTTGATGAGGTGGATATTTTTGTAGCCATCGGCGGCGACGGGACCATATCAACCGTAGCAGCAAACCTTATCGGTACCGAAAAGATCCTGGCTATTTTTCCGGCAGGCTCAGGAAACGGATTTTCCAACGAAACACAGTTCAGTAAAAACCTCGGCGAACTGCTGAATAAAATCAATGCAAGAAAATCAAGGAAGATCGATACTTTTACGGTGAACGGCAGGCTTTCCATCAATGTGTCCGGAACCGGTTTTGATGGCAAGGTGGTTAAGGAATTCGAGAAAACGACCAGAGGATTTAAAAATTATATTAAAGTTTCACTCAGGACTTTTTTCAGCTATAAGCCGATCAAATTGAAATTTTTTGCTGAAGAATACAAGCCGTATAACGGAAAGTATCTGATGGTGAATATTGCTAATACCCGACAGTTCGGCAACAATGCTTACATCGCACCGCACGCGAGTAAAAGTGACGGCCTGGTGGATATGGTGCTGGTGAAAAAATTTCCGTTGACCTATTCCCCGCTTTTTGCCTTCAGGATGTTTACCAAAAAGCTAAAGGAAGATGATTACATTACGTATCTGCCTGTTTCTGAAATTGAATTCAAAGTAAATACAAAAAACTGGCACTTAGACGGAGAGTTCAATAAAATAAAATCCCCTGTTCATGTGAAAGTGCAGCCTGCAAGCCTGAATATTTTGATTTGA
- a CDS encoding RsiV family protein, with protein sequence MKNTIAVLAISSLFAVSACKKTENSAGSAAGTEISETERFSVDSVKINDSLKLNDSLTVKYSSKMLVFPTLKDKTLLDSIYFTGKGITDFSENGLRNYLQKSKNEYFNQIRKDSKEWGSDLTFAQEWYSDTGMDMKSNMNGYLHIEYTWGSYQGGAHDNYGYSERVFDLNNNKKVELKDITSMPASNLEALLMKNINKINSGTTDNRGQVNNSEMLLVDKIPATENFYFDDKNLYFHYSPYEITAFAAGDITIPVSWADLKGTLNPEFAKRMKIN encoded by the coding sequence ATGAAAAATACCATTGCCGTTCTGGCTATTTCTTCCTTATTCGCTGTATCCGCCTGTAAAAAAACAGAAAACAGCGCTGGTTCAGCTGCCGGTACGGAAATTTCGGAAACAGAAAGGTTTTCCGTCGACTCTGTGAAGATCAACGACTCCCTTAAACTGAACGATTCTCTCACGGTTAAATATTCATCAAAAATGCTGGTGTTCCCGACGCTGAAGGATAAGACTTTACTGGACAGCATCTATTTTACCGGAAAAGGCATCACTGATTTTTCTGAAAACGGACTGCGGAATTACCTCCAGAAAAGCAAAAACGAATATTTCAACCAGATCAGGAAAGACTCTAAAGAATGGGGTTCCGATCTTACCTTTGCTCAGGAATGGTACTCTGATACCGGAATGGATATGAAATCAAACATGAACGGTTACCTGCATATTGAATATACCTGGGGATCATACCAGGGAGGCGCCCATGATAATTACGGATATTCAGAAAGAGTTTTTGATCTAAATAACAACAAAAAAGTAGAGCTTAAAGATATTACGTCCATGCCTGCCAGTAATTTGGAAGCGCTTCTGATGAAAAATATCAATAAGATCAACAGTGGAACGACCGATAATAGAGGGCAGGTAAACAATTCCGAAATGCTGTTGGTCGATAAGATTCCGGCGACGGAAAACTTTTATTTTGACGATAAAAACCTGTATTTCCATTACAGCCCATACGAAATTACGGCTTTTGCAGCGGGGGATATTACAATTCCCGTTTCATGGGCCGATCTGAAAGGAACTTTAAATCCTGAATTTGCTAAAAGAATGAAAATTAACTAA
- a CDS encoding transglutaminase-like domain-containing protein, giving the protein MRKIFLIAACSLNFMFIDAQKHAFLEYPKFNDADLSRQKSTLDENAPAEILYKSLHFSIDNNTGNLIKQAFYRIKIYDKDKAEDWLNLEIPLYQNGSDQETLSKIKAFTYNLENGASVATKVDKSSKYKSKESKYVAITKFAFPNVKNGSVIEYQYEVSSPFLFVIPEIMIETDTPSLYTEYVLDSPSNISYSVNYTGSMNPKYREVEERTMYGTNYRTYRFGYENVKGFKTEKFVSNDRNYRTKISAELHSTNFRELKLYSSSWEQIKERLYENEDFGGELKKTKLAKENMPAGISNISNETEKANAIFNYVKNTFTWNKDQGLYVEDGIKKMLETKTGNAAEINLFLVMLLREAGIKADPLTISTVSHGLINITSPNVNNMNFVIAAIQTKDGFHLYDATSKQSSMDQLPPRDWNQYGILISKEKVQQLSMVNAKTSFTYLTAEAKINVDGSISGTYSDKDTGTYAMFAKENYDDNADKYKKQYKENFAIDFTDIDSKVLENGDFESTMKFSSENLIDRIGKKMIINPMLFLNKNSNEFDQADERKYLIDFISPFTKIKKIVFEIPEGYAVEEMPKSKKIVTDDKEIEYSYVAEQKGNKIEVISTTKILSPNYPKEYYPAFKQIWGVASKQENQVISLVKKS; this is encoded by the coding sequence ATGAGAAAAATATTTCTAATTGCTGCCTGCTCCTTGAATTTTATGTTCATTGATGCACAGAAACATGCATTTCTTGAGTATCCTAAGTTTAATGACGCCGATTTATCCCGGCAAAAGTCCACACTGGACGAAAATGCCCCTGCGGAAATTTTATACAAATCCCTGCACTTCAGTATTGATAACAATACGGGAAATCTCATCAAGCAGGCTTTTTACAGGATTAAAATCTATGATAAAGACAAAGCGGAAGACTGGCTGAATCTTGAAATCCCTTTGTACCAGAATGGAAGCGATCAGGAAACCCTTTCTAAAATCAAAGCATTTACCTACAATCTTGAAAACGGAGCTTCCGTTGCCACCAAAGTAGATAAGAGCTCAAAATATAAAAGTAAGGAGAGCAAATATGTTGCGATCACCAAATTTGCATTTCCGAATGTTAAGAATGGTTCGGTTATCGAGTATCAATATGAAGTAAGTTCTCCGTTTTTATTCGTCATTCCTGAGATTATGATCGAGACGGATACGCCCTCTTTATACACCGAATATGTACTGGACAGCCCTTCCAATATTTCCTACAGCGTAAATTACACAGGTTCTATGAATCCAAAGTATCGCGAAGTGGAAGAAAGGACTATGTACGGAACAAACTATAGAACCTACCGCTTCGGATATGAAAATGTAAAAGGATTTAAAACTGAAAAATTTGTAAGTAACGACAGGAATTACAGGACGAAAATCAGTGCTGAGCTGCATTCCACCAACTTCAGAGAGCTTAAGTTATATTCTTCGTCATGGGAACAGATCAAGGAAAGGCTGTATGAGAATGAAGATTTCGGAGGTGAATTGAAGAAAACAAAATTGGCCAAGGAAAATATGCCGGCAGGGATCTCCAACATTTCCAATGAAACCGAAAAGGCAAATGCTATTTTTAATTACGTTAAAAATACCTTTACCTGGAATAAAGATCAAGGGCTCTATGTGGAAGACGGGATCAAAAAAATGCTTGAAACCAAAACCGGAAACGCGGCGGAAATCAATCTTTTTCTGGTGATGCTGCTTCGGGAGGCGGGAATTAAAGCAGATCCGTTAACGATTTCTACGGTAAGCCACGGACTCATCAATATTACATCACCCAATGTAAACAACATGAATTTTGTAATTGCAGCAATCCAGACAAAAGACGGGTTTCATTTGTATGATGCAACTTCAAAACAGTCTTCAATGGATCAGTTGCCGCCGAGAGACTGGAATCAATATGGGATTCTGATTTCAAAAGAAAAGGTACAACAGCTTTCTATGGTGAATGCGAAGACCAGCTTTACGTATCTTACGGCAGAAGCCAAAATCAATGTCGACGGAAGCATTTCAGGAACTTATTCGGATAAAGATACCGGTACATATGCCATGTTTGCCAAAGAAAACTATGACGATAATGCCGATAAATATAAAAAGCAGTACAAAGAAAATTTTGCCATTGATTTTACCGATATCGATTCCAAAGTGTTAGAAAACGGAGATTTTGAAAGCACAATGAAGTTTTCTTCAGAGAATTTAATTGACAGGATCGGCAAGAAAATGATCATTAACCCGATGTTGTTTTTAAATAAAAACTCCAACGAATTCGATCAGGCCGACGAGCGAAAATACCTGATCGATTTCATTTCTCCTTTTACCAAAATAAAAAAGATCGTGTTTGAAATCCCTGAAGGTTATGCGGTTGAGGAAATGCCAAAAAGCAAAAAGATCGTTACGGATGATAAGGAGATTGAATACAGCTACGTAGCAGAACAGAAAGGAAACAAAATTGAAGTGATTTCCACCACAAAAATATTGAGTCCGAATTATCCTAAAGAATACTATCCTGCATTTAAGCAGATCTGGGGTGTTGCATCGAAGCAGGAAAACCAGGTTATCAGTTTGGTGAAAAAATCCTAG
- a CDS encoding DUF3857 domain-containing protein: protein MMKILCIGALSIVSLYHTQSFPISAIPENLKKNADAVIRKDFTTVQINKIDDIKYQFYTVTTVLTKDGDADAQIFIPYDKGNSISDVKVNIYDESGKKIKSFSKSDFGDFANNNQGTFYSDNRVMALSYTPTQYPYTVEFTYQMGDRNTVFMPDFIPFRAVNVSLEEAQMKIINKSGIELKTKTYPSAYNFTSVSESENAGEKIYTYKNVPAIEDAFLSPQPVKILPKVSFALTKFNLEGKQGSINSWSDFGSWYYNSILQPVSLSTPAIKAEVAALNLQGTTEEKVKKLYQYMQAKTRYIFVALGIGGWQPMLPDEVQKKGYGDCKGLTNYMKTLLDEAGIPSYYSVINSSSSPVSFDKDFPKMGGNHVILMVPAEKGNIWLENTSQQIAFNHLSYSTTGRNVLSIRKNGIELIDTPVYTAEQSREKQLLKVKLNEDNSISGEGSFAYTGIQYDNNLVLATMSPKERNEAVKNLLDVLHFEKIELKNFLNDKDNAVAKFDLDFKANNYSKNAGSSMIFRAVPIYSDNVYKADENRVLPFELRQSFEDEYEISFVLPKNYKVEELPENVTLNSEFGTYKLSFVKNGEELKVNRTIRINKGLYPKEKYNDYVSFRKKTINIDNSKILISKI from the coding sequence AATAAAATCGACGATATAAAATATCAGTTTTACACGGTAACAACAGTTCTTACCAAAGACGGGGATGCCGATGCACAGATTTTTATTCCGTATGACAAAGGGAACAGCATTTCGGATGTGAAAGTCAATATTTATGACGAATCGGGTAAGAAAATTAAATCGTTTTCCAAATCGGATTTCGGGGATTTTGCCAACAACAATCAGGGTACTTTCTATTCGGATAACCGGGTAATGGCTTTATCCTATACACCGACGCAGTATCCGTATACCGTAGAGTTTACCTACCAGATGGGTGACAGAAATACGGTCTTCATGCCTGATTTTATTCCGTTCCGGGCCGTTAATGTTTCTCTGGAAGAAGCCCAGATGAAGATTATCAATAAATCCGGAATTGAGCTTAAAACCAAAACATATCCTTCCGCATACAATTTTACTTCGGTGAGTGAAAGTGAAAATGCAGGAGAAAAAATATATACTTACAAAAATGTCCCGGCCATTGAGGATGCTTTTCTATCGCCGCAGCCGGTAAAGATTCTGCCGAAAGTGAGCTTTGCACTGACGAAATTTAATCTGGAAGGCAAACAGGGGAGCATCAACAGCTGGAGCGATTTCGGTTCATGGTATTACAACAGCATCCTGCAGCCCGTTTCTTTATCGACACCCGCCATCAAAGCGGAAGTTGCAGCATTGAATCTTCAGGGAACAACCGAAGAAAAAGTAAAAAAGCTGTACCAGTACATGCAGGCTAAAACAAGATATATTTTTGTGGCCCTGGGAATCGGCGGCTGGCAGCCTATGCTTCCGGATGAAGTACAGAAAAAAGGATATGGTGACTGTAAAGGACTCACCAATTATATGAAAACATTGCTGGATGAGGCAGGCATTCCCTCGTATTATTCGGTAATCAATTCCAGTTCTTCACCGGTTTCTTTCGATAAGGATTTCCCAAAAATGGGCGGAAACCACGTTATTCTAATGGTTCCTGCGGAAAAAGGGAACATCTGGCTGGAAAACACTTCACAGCAGATAGCATTCAATCATTTAAGCTACTCTACCACAGGCCGGAATGTGCTTTCCATCCGTAAAAACGGAATTGAATTAATTGATACTCCGGTCTATACCGCAGAGCAGAGTAGAGAAAAGCAGCTTCTGAAAGTAAAACTGAATGAAGACAACAGCATTTCCGGGGAAGGAAGTTTTGCCTACACGGGAATTCAGTATGACAACAACCTGGTGTTGGCAACCATGTCTCCCAAAGAAAGAAACGAAGCGGTAAAAAATCTTCTCGATGTCTTGCATTTTGAAAAAATAGAACTGAAGAACTTCCTGAACGATAAAGATAACGCCGTTGCCAAATTCGATCTTGATTTTAAAGCAAACAATTACTCTAAAAATGCCGGCAGCAGCATGATTTTCAGAGCCGTGCCGATTTACTCTGATAATGTTTATAAAGCAGATGAAAACAGGGTATTGCCTTTTGAACTAAGACAGTCTTTTGAAGACGAATACGAAATCAGTTTTGTTCTTCCCAAAAATTATAAAGTCGAGGAGCTTCCTGAAAATGTTACGTTAAATTCAGAATTCGGAACTTATAAACTGAGCTTTGTGAAGAATGGGGAAGAGCTGAAAGTAAACCGTACAATCCGAATTAATAAGGGATTGTATCCAAAGGAAAAATACAACGATTACGTAAGTTTCAGAAAGAAAACTATTAACATTGACAATTCAAAAATTTTAATTTCTAAAATTTAA